A genome region from Arachis duranensis cultivar V14167 chromosome 8, aradu.V14167.gnm2.J7QH, whole genome shotgun sequence includes the following:
- the LOC107462902 gene encoding protein ASYMMETRIC LEAVES 2 has translation MASSNSPCAACKFLRRKCQPECAFAPYFPPDQPQKFANVHRIFGASNVTKLLNDLHPHQREDAVNSLAYEAEMRLRDPVYGCVGVISLLQHQLRQLQVDLYCAKSELSRYQNLSINTNHAFVGSESGAVGYQHQQNNNSGSAGVGTRDNSNYYQHHHHHHHHQFFPQQQMVRSFDGGSNYDASLLAMNISASLGQLNQLPAGGGDDRRTVNNPS, from the coding sequence ATGGCATCTTCAAATTCACCATGCGCAGCATGCAAATTTCTTCGAAGAAAATGCCAACCAGAGTGCGCTTTTGCACCATACTTCCCACCAGATCAGCCTCAGAAGTTCGCGAATGTTCATAGAATCTTCGGTGCAAGCAATGTTACAAAGCTTCTCAACGATTTACACCCTCACCAGCGCGAAGACGCCGTGAATTCCCTCGCGTACGAGGCGGAGATGCGCCTTCGCGACCCAGTCTATGGTTGCGTCGGCGTCATCTCCCTCCTCCAGCACCAGCTCCGGCAGCTCCAGGTGGATCTTTACTGCGCTAAATCGGAGCTATCTAGGTACCAAAATTTGAGTATCAACACCAACCACGCCTTCGTTGGTAGTGAATCTGGTGCCGTGGGATACCAGCATCAGCAGAATAATAATTCTGGTTCTGCTGGTGTTGGAACCCGCGACAACAGCAATTACTACCAacaccatcaccatcaccaccaccatcaatTCTTTCCGCAACAACAGATGGTAAGAAGTTTTGATGGAGGGAGCAATTATGATGCTAGTCTCTTGGCTATGAACATCTCCGCTAGCTTAGGGCAGCTCAATCAGCTTCCGGCTGGCGGCGGTGACGACCGCCGCACCGTCAACAACCCTTCCTAG
- the LOC107462899 gene encoding uncharacterized protein LOC107462899, which produces MMKKSTMNIKGRMEREGGEEDLSLFRELRKRQSERVSSLLQFASEDYDFDSNNAKFSLYRVPSGKKEYEYLAETNKNEYDWLKTPPATPLFPSLEMEPKAHLVLQKEIPISQPISRFAGNDEKQLKSKAIIDAKPKPNHSNSSKAKVPMRSITPSHNRQRPTTSIIKNNNNNTNTNNEHKQLPNILHHITKKSIIDTNSIAPQKQPKKSMEANESLGMKPKTRGVSPSVRSTRIASNFALDLDLPNEAPPNLRTERRASSTTRGRSTTRGSKLVGTQNQDPIPRSIVRPSRSPSPCVSNNKNNGGWNHLEKAQKSSRAQKEKFTLAAGGSNENGAHFMGSKMVEKVVKARKSGINNQAEKETKPKPLKYKVTVS; this is translated from the exons atgatgaagAAGTCAACGATGAACATCAAAGGGCGCATGGAAAGGGAAGGTGGAGAAGAGGATCTCAGCCTTTTCAGGGAGTTAAGGAAGAGACAGAGTGAACGTGTCTCAAGTCTCCTACAATTTGCTTCTGAAGACTATGATTTTGATTCAAATAATG CAAAGTTTTCACTCTATAGAGTGCCTTCTGGAAAGAAAGAATATGAGTATCTagcggaaacaaacaaaaacgaATATGATTG GTTAAAAACACCTCCTGCAACTCCTTTGTTTCCATCCCTTGAAATGGAACCCAAGGCTCATCTTGTCCTTCAGAAGGAGATACCAATATCTCAGCCTATCTCGAGG TTTGCGGGGAATGATGAGAAGCAACTGAAATCCAAAGCAATTATTGATGCAAAACCAAAGCCAAATCATAGCAACTCATCAAAAGCAAAAGTTCCAATGAGATCAATAACCCCAAGTCACAATAGGCAGAGACCAACAACAAGCAtcattaagaataataataataatactaacaCAAATAATGAACACAAGCAATTACCCAACATTCTCCATCATATCACCAAAAAGAGCATTATTGATACCAATTCTATTGCTCCTCAAAAGCAACCAAAGAAGAGCATGGAAGCAAATGAGTCTTTAGGGATGAAGCCTAAAACTAGGGGCGTTTCGCCATCCGTGAGATCAACAAGGATTGCAAGTAATTTTGCACTTGATCTTGATCTTCCGAATGAGGCGCCGCCAAATCTTAGGACGGAACGAAGAGCGAGCTCAACCACAAGAGGAAGAAGCACTACTAGAGGTTCTAAACTTGTAGGGACTCAGAATCAAGATCCTATTCCAAGATCTATTGTTAGACCATCAAGGTCACCATCACCATGTGtgtctaataataaaaataatggtGGTTGGAACCACTTAGAGAAAGCCCAGAAAAGTTCGAGGGCACAAAAGGAAAAGTTCACTCTTGCGGCAGGTGGAAGCAACGAAAATGGAGCACATTTTATGGGAAGTAAAATGGTAGAGAAAGTGGTGAAAGCTAGAAAATCAGGGATCAATAATCAAGCTGAGAAAGAAACAAAGCCAAAACCTTTGAAATATAAG GTGACAGTATCTTGA
- the LOC107462950 gene encoding dirigent protein 21 has translation MASALNYLLITLIISISFTTITHGAFSEQSYITLPSQKLTHLHFYYHDIRNDNNPTVVQIVDTPKNVPNGFGSIFAMDDVMTEGPELTSKQVGRVGRAQGLFALASLQDLGMTMLTNFAFTEGIYAGSTISMLGRNPISEENREMPIVGGTGVFRFARGFAIANSVMPISTPQHFVVEYNITLSHP, from the exons ATGGCTTCTGCTCTCAACTACTTGCTAATAACTCTAATAATCTCCATCTCCTTCACCACCATTACCCATGGAGCGTTTTCAGAACAATCCTACATAACTTTACCCTCACAGAAACTAACCCATCTCCACTTCTATTACCATGACATCCGAAACGACAACAACCCAACGGTGGTGCAAATTGTCGACACACCCAAGAATGTTCCCAACGGTTTTGGGTCCATTTTTGCCATGGATGATGTTATGACTGAAGGGCCTGAGTTGACTTCCAAGCAAGTTGGAAGAGTTGGAAGAGCCCAGGGTCTGTTTGCTCTGGCTTCTCTGCAG GATCTTGGGATGACAATGTTGACGAATTTTGCATTCACGGAAGGGATATATGCAGGGAGCACAATAAGCATGCTTGGGAGGAACCCTATCTCAGAGGAGAATAGAGAGATGCCAATAGTGGGTGGTACTGGTGTATTCAGATTTGCAAGGGGATTTGCCATTGCAAATAGTGTTATGCCTATTTCTACTCCTCAGCACTTTGTTGTAGAGTACAATATCACTCTCTCTCATCCCTAG